The sequence below is a genomic window from Chondrinema litorale.
GTAGTTAAGAACTTTGTGTCCTCCTTTTTTCAAATATTTATCTCTGTTAAATAATTTTACATCAGACCAGATCATATCTTTCACTAGGGCAGGAAGGTCATACTTAGGAGTCCAACCTAATTTTTCTTTCATTTTAGTAGGATCTCCAATAAGTAGTTCAACCTCTGTAGGTCTAAAGTATCTAGGATCAACAGCGATAATTTCTTTTCCAACTTCAAGCTGATATTCAGGATTAGTACATTTTACTACTGAACCAACTTCTTCAACTCCTTCGCCTTTGAATTCAAGCTCGATTCCAAGCTCACCAAATGCCATTTTAACAAAGTCTCTAATAGTTGTAGTAACACCAGTAGCAATTACGAAATCTTCAGGAGTATCATGCTGAAGAATTCTCCACATACCTTCTACATAATCTTTTGCATGTCCCCAGTCTCTTTTTGCATCAAGGTTACCTAAGAAGATTTTTTCTTGTAAGCCTAATGCAATTCTAGCAGCACCTCTAGTAATTTTTCTAGTAACAAATGTTTCACCTCTTAATGGAGATTCGTGGTTAAACAAAATTCCATTAACTGCATACATATTATATGCTTCACGATAGTTTACTGTAATCCAATAACCGTAAAGTTTAGCAACTGCATACGGAGAACGAGGGTAGAAAGGAGTGTTTTCTGATTGAGGAACTTGTTGTACTAAACCGTACAGTTCTGATGTAGAAGCTTGATAAATTTTTGTTTTTTCTGTAAGACCTAAAATTCTTACAGCTTCTAATATACGTAAAGTGCCAATACCATCTACATTAGCTGTATATTCAGGGCTGTCAAAGCTTACCTTTACATGAGACATTGCCCCTAAGTTGTATATTTCATCAGGTTGAACTTCTTGTACGATTCTAATAATGTTGGTAGAATCAGATAGGTCACCATAATGAAGTACGAAATTGACATCTGTTTCATGAGGATCCATATACAAATGATCAATTCTCTCGGTATTAAATAATGAACTACGGCGCTTGATACCATGTACCTCATAGCCTTTACTAATTAGGAACTCTGCTAAGTAGGCTCCGTCTTGTCCAGTAATACCGGTAATTAGTGCTTTCTTTTTCATGAATTGGAAACTTTACTTTAGTTATTAATTTTTACAAGTTAATAGAAATAATTGTACATCTTAATACTCTGTTAACATTCGTTCGATAACCTTCAAGAGTATTTAGATTTTGTTAATAAGCATTTTCTTCTCCTTTGAAAATGTTGAATACAGTTTGAAAAATGATCTTTATATCTAACAACAGACTCCAGTTTTCGATATATTTCACATCGTATTCAACCCTTTTTTCCATAAGTTCAAGCTCTTTAGTCTCTCCACGGAAACCATTTACTTGAGCATATCCGGTAATTCCCGGAGTAACAAAATGTCTTACAGTATATTTATCTATTAATTTAGAGTAGGTTTTCAACTGATTTACCATGTTAGGTCTTGGCCCAACTACAGACATATCACCCATTAATACGTTGAAAAACTGTGGTAATTCGTCTAAGCTGGTTTTACGTAGAAATGCTCCAATTTTGGTTATTCTTGAGTCATTTTTTGTAGCTTGAACATGCCCAACATTATTAACTTTCATTGTTCTGAACTTATAACATTCAAACAATTGATTTTTCTTACCTGGGCGTAACTGCTTGAAGAATATAGGACCTTTAGATTCCATTATAATTGCAATTGCAATAATTGGGAAAATGAAAGGGAAAATACAGCTAATTACAAAAAATGCGAAGGCTATATCAAATGCACGTTTTACGATTTTATTAAATGTATTGCCCAAAGGATCTTTTCTAATCGTCATTACAGGAATTGAATCATAGAAAATAAAGTTTAATTCTTTATGACCAATTAGTTTAAATTCAGGAACCATTTTAAAATAGATGCATTGCTCATCTGAGAACTTATGCAAATCCTGAATTAATAATTTGTTATCGTGGAGTGAAAGCGTAAAATAAATTTCATCTATGTTTTCTTGCTCACAGAACTCTTTGAGTTTATTTAAATCGCCTTTTAATAAAGCTTCATCTACAAGTCCAGAGGTAGGGTTATTGTCGAAAAAACCCATGAATTTGTATCCAAAATATTTATAAGTGTTGAAGTAATCATACAACGCTTTACCAGACTCTTCTGCTCCTACTATAATAACTTTCTTAGATTTTAAACCAAGGTTTCCAAAGTTTTTGATGATGTAAAGGAAGCTAAACCTAAATGCAATTGTTAGTAACAATGCAAAACCATAGGTATACATCAAGAATAGTCTTGAATAATCAAACACTTGGAAACTTACAATGTAAGCTAAGATGAAGAAAGCATGAATAAAGAAAGATTTAATTAGGTTGAAAATGATGTAGCCATCATCTGCAAAGCGTTCTATTTTATCTATCTTGTTGATGAACGCCACTACTAACCATGCTAAATTAAAAACACCTAATAGAGTGAAGTAATAATCACTAATTACTAAATGATGACTAATATGCTTAAAATAAGCTAGTCTGAATGATACGTTTAGTAAAATAAGTTCAATAACTGCGATTACAAATACGGGAAAATTTACTGATTGGAATTTTTTTTCCATAATCTTAGCTAAAAGTTAAATTTTTATTCCTTTCTTACAGTGTGTTTTATTGTTTTTAACTGCAAAAAGTAAACCTAAGAATATAAAATAAAGATAAGATGCTGGTAATTATTTCTTGAGCTTGACTTGCTGCTAATTTATTTTGTAAAGCTATTCGAATTGACACTTAAATTCAATTCGTCGTGATCAATAAAGGTTAATTTTAACTTAATAAAAGTTAACCGATCTTTATAGCTCCTCATTTTTCATTTAAAAAATCACATTTACTTTCTCGGAATGACGACAATTAATAGTTATTAATGTCGCAAAAAATTACATGGCTCAAGCTGATTTAATATTAAAAAATTGGAATATAACACTAATGTTGGATTATTAGAGTAAATAGAGTGCTATAGGCTAGTTTATTAATATTCTAATTTAATTATTTCATCTTACATTTAAAATTAATTCTTTTTCAAATTTATAGAATAATTGTGCAACTATTCTATAAACAGGTTGTCTCTGATAATATCAGATTAAATTTCAAAAAAAGATATTATGTCTAGAGTAAAATTTTTATTATCCTTCAGTTTCCTATTATTTTCTTATGCATTGATTTTTGCTCAAAATGTTACTGAAAAAACATTTAACAATGTTTCTGAAGTGAATGTTTTAGGGAAATTTATGACTGTTACTATAAATGGTGAAGATCGTAATAACATAGAAGTAAAAACAGATTTAAACGATAGAGCTACAGAGTATTACAAAGTTGACTTAAAACAGTCAGGCGATAAGTTACTTATAGAAGTAATTGCACTACATCAAAAGAATAACTGGGGTGATATTAAGGGCGAAATTCATATTAAAGCTCCTAAAAATATTGAGTTAGACGTAACTAATTCTTCTGGGAGTGTAGATGTGAAATATATTAATTCAGAAAACTTTAGTTTACGGGCTTCATCAGGTTCATTAAATTTGGATAATATAAGTGCCAAAAATGTTAAGTTAAGAACTGCATCAGGTAATATTCATACAAATGACATTAAAGGGAGTAATGTTGATATTGTAAGTAGTTCTGGCTCTCAGAGGCTAGAAAGTATAGAAGGAAACCTTCAATCTGTAGCATCTTCAGGTTCAATAAATTTAAGTAAGTTTAAAGGTGAGATATCATTAAAGTCTTCTTCTGGAAGAATTAGTGGTGACGAGATTACCTTAATAAATTCTGGAAAATTTAGGTCTAGCTCTGGTTCAATTCATATCGAACTTACAAATAAGCAAAGTGATTTAAGCTTTAATTGTAATTCGAGTTCAGGTGGAATTAGAATTGGTAATGAGAGAGGTGGTAAAAAAATTATTTTGAGAGAGGGAGATATTCAAATTGAAGCGATTAGTTCTTCAGGAAGTCAAAATTTTTCATTTGTACAATAATTAAGGATATTCTGTAATTTTGCGGCATGTTGCCTCAAAG
It includes:
- a CDS encoding DUF4097 family beta strand repeat-containing protein encodes the protein MSRVKFLLSFSFLLFSYALIFAQNVTEKTFNNVSEVNVLGKFMTVTINGEDRNNIEVKTDLNDRATEYYKVDLKQSGDKLLIEVIALHQKNNWGDIKGEIHIKAPKNIELDVTNSSGSVDVKYINSENFSLRASSGSLNLDNISAKNVKLRTASGNIHTNDIKGSNVDIVSSSGSQRLESIEGNLQSVASSGSINLSKFKGEISLKSSSGRISGDEITLINSGKFRSSSGSIHIELTNKQSDLSFNCNSSSGGIRIGNERGGKKIILREGDIQIEAISSSGSQNFSFVQ
- the gmd gene encoding GDP-mannose 4,6-dehydratase; its protein translation is MKKKALITGITGQDGAYLAEFLISKGYEVHGIKRRSSLFNTERIDHLYMDPHETDVNFVLHYGDLSDSTNIIRIVQEVQPDEIYNLGAMSHVKVSFDSPEYTANVDGIGTLRILEAVRILGLTEKTKIYQASTSELYGLVQQVPQSENTPFYPRSPYAVAKLYGYWITVNYREAYNMYAVNGILFNHESPLRGETFVTRKITRGAARIALGLQEKIFLGNLDAKRDWGHAKDYVEGMWRILQHDTPEDFVIATGVTTTIRDFVKMAFGELGIELEFKGEGVEEVGSVVKCTNPEYQLEVGKEIIAVDPRYFRPTEVELLIGDPTKMKEKLGWTPKYDLPALVKDMIWSDVKLFNRDKYLKKGGHKVLNYHE
- a CDS encoding undecaprenyl-phosphate glucose phosphotransferase encodes the protein MEKKFQSVNFPVFVIAVIELILLNVSFRLAYFKHISHHLVISDYYFTLLGVFNLAWLVVAFINKIDKIERFADDGYIIFNLIKSFFIHAFFILAYIVSFQVFDYSRLFLMYTYGFALLLTIAFRFSFLYIIKNFGNLGLKSKKVIIVGAEESGKALYDYFNTYKYFGYKFMGFFDNNPTSGLVDEALLKGDLNKLKEFCEQENIDEIYFTLSLHDNKLLIQDLHKFSDEQCIYFKMVPEFKLIGHKELNFIFYDSIPVMTIRKDPLGNTFNKIVKRAFDIAFAFFVISCIFPFIFPIIAIAIIMESKGPIFFKQLRPGKKNQLFECYKFRTMKVNNVGHVQATKNDSRITKIGAFLRKTSLDELPQFFNVLMGDMSVVGPRPNMVNQLKTYSKLIDKYTVRHFVTPGITGYAQVNGFRGETKELELMEKRVEYDVKYIENWSLLLDIKIIFQTVFNIFKGEENAY